A genomic stretch from Thermoproteales archaeon includes:
- a CDS encoding Trm112 family protein has product MKYRLMDILACPYDKNFPLKLYVLEEKIYEKRQFRWDKKPLCELYCEYLKKKIEELSEPPPCEECIKKEVAEGIIYCEICSRWYPIIDEIPIFLPDEIRVKRKNQDLDFLKKYKERIPETILKNGKPWTLESD; this is encoded by the coding sequence TTGAAGTATAGATTGATGGATATTCTCGCCTGTCCATACGATAAAAACTTTCCTCTAAAACTATACGTTTTAGAGGAGAAAATTTATGAAAAAAGACAGTTTAGGTGGGATAAAAAACCACTTTGCGAGCTTTACTGCGAGTATTTAAAAAAGAAGATTGAGGAGCTTTCGGAGCCACCTCCATGTGAGGAATGCATTAAGAAAGAAGTGGCTGAAGGCATTATTTATTGCGAAATCTGCAGTAGATGGTATCCTATAATCGATGAAATTCCAATATTTCTACCGGATGAAATTCGAGTTAAAAGAAAAAATCAAGACCTCGACTTTTTGAAAAAGTATAAGGAGAGGATACCGGAAACCATATTAAAAAATGGTAAGCCATGGACGTTAGAAAGCGATTAA
- a CDS encoding glutamate--tRNA ligase → MDVDKIRELAFKHAVLNAVKYEGKANLNAVISKLFKEDPSIRPYAKEIVALVREVVNEVNMKSLDDLKRILEERWPEELEEKVIEEKKKTLPPLPNVNKYSKVVTRFAPNPDFILHLGSARPAILSYEYARMYKGKFILRFEDTDPKTKAPILEAYEAIRDDLRWLGLKWDEEHIQSKRMDIYYRHAEELIKLKGAYVCLCSIDKIREYRRMGIACEHSKDPVNVQLERWDKMLEGGYGEGEAVLRVRTDIKYPDPSVRDWIAFRIIDTAKHPHPLVGDKYIVWPTYNFACGVDDHMMNITHVLRAKEHITNTIKQKFMYEHFGWEYPKAIHFGRLNLEGMMLSKSKIRSGIEKGKYFSWDDPRLGTLKALRKRGFLPEAIWDIIIDVGVKPSGATISIANLYAINRKYLEPIANRYMFVPNPVKLTIKNLPSNIEAKIPYHPSFPERGHRIIKLQVTNSSSEIFVSKNDLNRLKDQDVRFLGFANFRIKMIDDKVFYAEFISKDSEYAKIHKLPIVQWVPATSYVKVEVVKPEKDKLENIKGIAENEVGKLRADDKVQFYRFGFVRIDAVSEDIVKAYFTHD, encoded by the coding sequence ATGGACGTCGATAAAATTAGGGAACTTGCATTTAAACATGCCGTGTTGAACGCTGTAAAGTATGAAGGCAAAGCAAATCTCAATGCCGTAATTAGTAAGCTCTTCAAAGAAGATCCGTCAATTCGCCCCTATGCAAAAGAAATAGTTGCCTTAGTAAGAGAAGTCGTTAATGAGGTAAATATGAAATCTCTTGACGATTTGAAAAGAATTTTAGAAGAGAGATGGCCTGAAGAGCTCGAGGAGAAAGTTATTGAGGAAAAAAAGAAGACTCTTCCCCCGCTACCGAACGTTAACAAATATTCTAAAGTAGTAACTCGTTTTGCTCCAAATCCCGATTTCATACTACATCTTGGTAGCGCGCGTCCAGCTATATTAAGCTATGAGTATGCTAGAATGTATAAGGGAAAGTTTATTCTAAGGTTTGAAGATACCGATCCTAAAACTAAAGCTCCAATATTAGAAGCTTACGAAGCTATAAGAGATGATTTAAGGTGGCTGGGCTTAAAGTGGGATGAAGAACATATACAGTCAAAGCGCATGGATATTTACTATAGGCACGCTGAAGAACTCATTAAATTAAAGGGAGCGTATGTCTGCCTGTGTTCTATAGATAAAATAAGAGAATATAGAAGAATGGGCATTGCATGCGAGCACTCCAAAGATCCTGTCAACGTTCAGCTTGAAAGATGGGATAAAATGCTAGAGGGGGGTTACGGTGAGGGCGAAGCCGTTCTCAGAGTAAGAACTGATATCAAATATCCTGATCCATCGGTAAGAGATTGGATAGCGTTTAGGATTATAGATACCGCTAAACATCCTCACCCCCTTGTAGGTGATAAGTACATTGTTTGGCCAACTTACAATTTCGCATGCGGTGTAGATGATCACATGATGAATATCACGCACGTGCTAAGAGCAAAAGAGCACATAACTAATACCATAAAACAGAAGTTTATGTACGAGCATTTCGGTTGGGAATACCCTAAAGCCATACACTTCGGTCGTTTAAACTTGGAAGGAATGATGCTGAGCAAGTCAAAGATTAGAAGCGGGATAGAGAAGGGAAAATATTTTAGCTGGGATGATCCAAGATTAGGGACTCTAAAAGCTTTGAGAAAAAGAGGCTTTTTACCGGAGGCAATATGGGATATCATTATCGATGTTGGAGTAAAACCCTCAGGAGCTACTATAAGTATAGCCAACCTTTATGCTATAAATAGAAAGTACCTTGAACCAATCGCAAATAGATACATGTTCGTTCCAAACCCTGTAAAATTGACGATCAAAAATTTACCTTCTAATATCGAAGCTAAGATACCTTATCATCCATCTTTTCCTGAGAGAGGCCACCGTATCATCAAGCTTCAAGTTACCAATAGTAGCTCGGAAATCTTCGTATCAAAGAACGATTTAAACCGCTTAAAAGATCAGGATGTTAGATTTCTAGGATTTGCAAATTTTAGAATAAAGATGATAGATGACAAAGTATTCTATGCAGAATTCATTAGTAAAGACTCGGAATACGCAAAGATTCACAAGCTGCCAATCGTCCAATGGGTTCCCGCCACTTCATATGTGAAAGTAGAAGTTGTCAAGCCCGAGAAAGACAAGCTAGAGAATATTAAGGGGATAGCAGAAAACGAAGTTGGTAAATTGCGCGCAGATGATAAAGTGCAGTTTTATAGGTTCGGATTTGTTCGCATAGACGCTGTTTCAGAAGACATTGTAAAAGCCTATTTTACCCACGATTAA
- a CDS encoding prepilin peptidase — MLNLLQSLINIAGLTVASYMDVKTREIEDYVWLLIIIASGPLVAYRIWELRNNYLLSILYALSLIIGIVFAVAIAYLNLMGGADAKALIVLSITEIPSLSKDIFSLIPPLAIFINTTFLSLITIPIILLRNITYYLKKGTLFQGFEKEPLWKKIICIVTAYKVKYDAYLKNKYRYSLAEYAENDTRKLKIGLQIDDENEIQGFALNEEVWVNPLLPLIVFVEAGYILYLLYGCILDIFML, encoded by the coding sequence TTGCTAAATCTGCTACAGTCGCTAATTAACATCGCGGGTTTAACCGTAGCATCCTACATGGATGTAAAAACCAGAGAGATAGAAGACTACGTTTGGCTCCTAATAATAATTGCGAGCGGACCGCTTGTAGCATATAGAATCTGGGAACTTAGAAACAATTATTTGCTCTCGATATTATATGCGTTATCCCTCATAATAGGTATAGTGTTCGCGGTGGCTATAGCATATTTAAATTTAATGGGAGGTGCTGATGCTAAAGCATTAATAGTGTTGAGCATTACGGAGATACCGTCCTTATCTAAGGATATTTTTTCACTGATACCGCCCCTAGCTATTTTCATAAATACGACTTTTCTATCGCTTATTACGATACCTATAATACTTCTACGCAACATAACTTATTATCTTAAAAAAGGAACTCTTTTCCAGGGATTTGAAAAAGAACCTTTATGGAAAAAGATAATTTGCATCGTTACCGCGTATAAGGTCAAGTATGATGCTTACTTGAAAAACAAATACCGTTATTCTCTAGCAGAATATGCAGAAAACGATACTAGAAAGCTAAAAATCGGGCTACAAATAGATGACGAAAACGAAATTCAAGGTTTTGCTCTTAATGAGGAAGTATGGGTTAACCCTCTTCTACCGCTAATAGTCTTCGTAGAAGCAGGTTACATATTATATCTTTTGTACGGCTGTATTTTAGACATATTCATGCTCTAA
- a CDS encoding recombinase RecA has protein sequence MTLPERENEQVTTPEKPPSPLDIVPTGIEGFDDIIGGGFIKGRTYLVAGETGTGKTLFSLNYLVYGATIGEPGIYLLVDEDYEDFVKGALSFGWDLEALIKKNLLSILTLLPDFAEKMRDKPIETIVKSLVYNLKGEAMRIGAKRLVIDPVAPLVMGEKDLTWTRSYVRNLVISIEKELGTTSIITSEIPTGSNALSRFGVEEFLAAGVFVLGIERIKGEFIRTLHIRKMRWRPVKPALYQFSIELGRGIVVNGKIKI, from the coding sequence ATGACATTGCCAGAACGTGAAAACGAGCAAGTTACCACTCCAGAAAAGCCACCCTCACCTTTAGACATAGTGCCTACTGGTATTGAAGGGTTTGACGATATTATAGGAGGGGGATTTATAAAAGGCAGAACTTATTTGGTTGCTGGCGAAACTGGAACTGGGAAAACATTATTTTCCCTCAACTATCTGGTTTATGGAGCTACTATCGGCGAGCCGGGAATATATCTCCTCGTTGACGAAGACTATGAAGACTTCGTTAAAGGAGCCCTCTCTTTTGGATGGGATTTAGAAGCATTGATAAAGAAAAATCTGCTTAGCATTCTCACTTTATTACCTGATTTTGCCGAAAAAATGAGAGATAAGCCGATAGAAACCATCGTCAAGTCTCTCGTTTACAACTTGAAAGGCGAAGCTATGCGGATAGGCGCAAAACGTCTGGTTATTGATCCCGTAGCTCCTCTAGTTATGGGCGAGAAAGATCTCACGTGGACGCGAAGCTATGTGCGTAATCTTGTTATATCGATAGAAAAAGAGCTTGGCACGACAAGCATTATAACTTCAGAAATACCGACTGGCAGTAACGCCTTGAGCCGTTTCGGCGTTGAAGAGTTTCTTGCGGCTGGAGTTTTCGTTCTCGGCATTGAAAGGATTAAAGGCGAGTTTATACGAACGCTACACATTAGAAAAATGCGTTGGCGGCCCGTAAAGCCAGCGCTATATCAGTTTAGCATAGAGCTTGGCAGAGGCATAGTAGTTAATGGAAAGATCAAAATTTAG
- a CDS encoding MBL fold metallo-hydrolase has translation MDFKLIWFDSLGAKSSCTLVTTPDVKVLIDPGVAVMHPTFPAPDSAKLGWLQEGRLAVKKAAFEADIIVISHYHYDHFTDFDKEIYEGKIVLAKNPNEYINDSQRKRALRFYEHLYEAFGENLKKVLLEPKPGEWNDPFYELRIAQARDFGDYSERREFLLEKGRLWFLKRREKWKKYKLIPELELEKVKVKFADGKTFKFGDTLVRFTRPLFHGIEYSRVGWVLATVIEYGGWKFLHSSDVNGPIIEDYAELIIREDPDVLILDGPMTYMLGYTLNLINFRRALENVLRIVEETSTKIIVYDHHLPREPKFKERTSEVWNLGKKLGKKVVTAAEFMGLNRSY, from the coding sequence GTGGATTTCAAGCTTATCTGGTTTGATTCTTTAGGCGCAAAATCTTCATGCACCCTGGTCACTACGCCTGATGTTAAAGTTTTAATTGATCCGGGAGTTGCTGTAATGCATCCAACGTTTCCGGCGCCCGACTCTGCTAAATTAGGTTGGCTACAAGAAGGGCGGTTAGCTGTTAAAAAAGCGGCTTTTGAGGCCGATATTATAGTAATATCTCATTACCATTATGATCACTTCACTGATTTTGATAAAGAAATTTACGAGGGAAAAATCGTATTAGCGAAAAATCCCAATGAATACATAAACGATTCACAGCGCAAGCGCGCTTTACGTTTTTATGAGCATCTATACGAGGCTTTTGGAGAGAACCTTAAAAAGGTTTTATTGGAACCTAAGCCGGGAGAGTGGAACGATCCTTTCTACGAGCTTCGTATCGCGCAGGCTAGAGACTTCGGCGATTACAGCGAAAGACGCGAATTTTTACTAGAGAAGGGTAGATTGTGGTTTTTAAAGAGAAGAGAAAAATGGAAAAAATACAAGCTGATTCCAGAGCTCGAGCTGGAGAAAGTCAAGGTTAAGTTTGCGGACGGAAAAACTTTCAAATTTGGCGATACTTTGGTTAGGTTTACTAGGCCCCTATTTCATGGTATTGAGTATTCAAGAGTTGGATGGGTTTTAGCAACTGTGATAGAATATGGCGGCTGGAAATTTTTACATTCAAGCGATGTTAACGGTCCCATAATTGAAGATTATGCAGAATTGATTATTAGAGAAGACCCTGACGTGCTAATTCTCGATGGTCCTATGACTTACATGCTAGGTTATACTCTTAATTTGATAAATTTTAGACGTGCATTAGAGAATGTTCTAAGGATTGTAGAGGAGACTTCCACAAAAATTATAGTCTATGATCATCACTTACCAAGAGAGCCTAAATTTAAGGAAAGAACTTCCGAAGTATGGAACTTGGGAAAGAAGCTGGGCAAGAAGGTAGTTACGGCAGCCGAGTTTATGGGTTTAAACCGGTCATATTAA
- a CDS encoding lipoate--protein ligase family protein → MPRIETWRLVINEGDVYWCMALDEAILEARLRNLVPNTLRLYVINPSAVTVGYFQKISDAINLEYLTKHSIPFTRRITGGGSVYHDANGEITYSLIADTNFLPRDIQKCYEFICQSLIEALSLLHVKAVFMPVNDIVVNSRKISGSAQIRRGNVVLQHGTLMYNTDLDVLARALKVPIQKLASHGISSIKDRVTTVSLEVGKKVSKSEVVKALIEGFKKVLKVEFEKSEPTSEEVSLARQLAMKYKSRDWIFKR, encoded by the coding sequence ATGCCTAGAATAGAAACTTGGCGCCTAGTTATAAATGAAGGCGATGTTTATTGGTGTATGGCGCTCGACGAAGCTATTCTAGAAGCTAGGTTGCGGAACCTAGTCCCAAACACCTTGAGGCTTTACGTGATAAACCCCAGCGCGGTTACGGTAGGTTATTTTCAGAAAATCTCCGATGCAATTAATCTAGAATATTTGACAAAGCACTCGATACCTTTTACGCGCAGGATTACGGGTGGAGGTTCCGTCTACCATGACGCTAACGGAGAAATAACCTATAGCTTAATAGCCGATACTAATTTCCTACCGAGAGATATTCAGAAATGCTACGAATTTATCTGTCAAAGCCTTATAGAGGCCTTATCCCTTTTACATGTCAAAGCTGTCTTCATGCCTGTAAATGATATCGTCGTTAATAGTAGGAAGATATCGGGTAGCGCTCAGATCCGGAGAGGGAACGTTGTTCTTCAGCACGGAACTTTAATGTATAATACGGATTTAGACGTTTTAGCTAGAGCTCTTAAGGTTCCAATACAAAAACTGGCTTCTCATGGTATCTCTTCGATAAAGGATAGGGTTACCACTGTTTCATTAGAGGTTGGGAAAAAAGTTTCGAAAAGCGAGGTTGTTAAAGCTTTGATAGAAGGTTTTAAAAAAGTTTTAAAAGTGGAATTTGAGAAATCAGAGCCTACAAGCGAAGAGGTTTCTCTAGCGCGTCAGCTAGCCATGAAATATAAGAGCAGAGATTGGATTTTTAAGAGGTGA
- a CDS encoding radical SAM protein: MISVLVRASLGSLATLGIYSLKMLAKPTTLYILQYSPDGCQASCKFCPQAKINNADKNFVARVPWPLIELDVIIDKLKKGKQVFSRICVQNVLKKDFRKELIEIVLKIRKSGVNLPLSITITPVEKDFLVKLKNLGVDRLGIGLDAATPVIFEKIGKPYGWRIYMDFIDSAVRVFGRRNVSVHLIFGMGEGLKEFVDAMKLIYDKGAEVALFAFTPIKNTQLENLPKPNLHHYRVVQMARYLLSRNLRDIDDFRRAFLTSGCPGCNRPFYNESPRKIYNYPSEELLENMQLTSSEIRNILAESLALLEQP; the protein is encoded by the coding sequence ATGATAAGCGTGCTGGTCAGAGCGTCGCTGGGCTCGTTAGCAACGCTTGGAATATATAGTTTAAAAATGCTAGCAAAACCTACAACTCTATATATTCTTCAATACTCGCCAGACGGCTGTCAGGCAAGCTGTAAGTTTTGTCCGCAGGCGAAAATAAATAATGCGGATAAAAATTTCGTGGCGCGAGTTCCATGGCCGCTAATCGAGCTTGACGTTATAATAGATAAGCTAAAAAAGGGAAAGCAAGTTTTTTCTAGAATATGTGTTCAGAATGTTTTGAAAAAAGATTTTAGAAAAGAACTCATCGAAATAGTGCTTAAGATTAGAAAATCGGGAGTAAATCTACCTTTATCAATAACTATAACTCCCGTGGAGAAAGATTTTTTAGTTAAATTAAAAAACCTTGGCGTAGACCGGCTAGGCATAGGCTTAGACGCGGCAACACCCGTTATTTTCGAGAAGATCGGCAAGCCATACGGTTGGAGAATCTACATGGATTTTATAGATTCGGCGGTTCGAGTTTTCGGAAGGCGTAACGTGTCTGTGCATTTAATTTTTGGAATGGGTGAAGGCTTAAAAGAGTTTGTTGACGCAATGAAGCTTATCTACGATAAAGGCGCTGAAGTAGCTCTCTTTGCTTTTACTCCAATAAAAAATACTCAGCTGGAGAATTTACCTAAACCAAATCTACACCATTATAGAGTTGTTCAAATGGCAAGATACTTGTTATCGAGAAATCTAAGAGATATTGACGATTTCCGAAGAGCGTTTTTAACCAGCGGTTGTCCAGGCTGCAATAGACCCTTCTATAATGAATCGCCGCGGAAAATATACAATTATCCTTCAGAGGAACTATTAGAGAATATGCAACTAACGAGCAGCGAGATAAGGAATATTCTAGCAGAATCCTTAGCTCTTCTAGAACAGCCATAG
- a CDS encoding radical SAM protein: MPIAFIPGENYPSISITGNRCFLNCKYCEGKYLNQMYHVATPQDLYNLIEKLWDKGMKGFLISGGFDKNGQLPLKPFLSTIKKIKKDFDPVISVHPGLVDINMVVEMRRSGIDIVDYGFIIDDFIIREVMNLKNRSHRDFKSTLKHLYNNGPPYIAPHILIGLNYGSIKLEYQALEHVIEYDPYIIIFLVFIPTKGTQMEHVKPPEIEKIVELIKYARTIYNGEIALGCMRPPHHKPLLDEKLLKKNLIDRIVLPISKIIRIFNLRIINACCSIPREFFNRFS, encoded by the coding sequence ATGCCTATAGCTTTCATACCGGGAGAGAATTACCCAAGCATAAGCATAACAGGAAATAGATGTTTTCTAAACTGCAAATACTGCGAAGGCAAATATTTAAATCAGATGTATCATGTAGCTACTCCACAAGATCTTTACAATCTTATCGAGAAGCTATGGGATAAGGGAATGAAGGGATTTCTAATAAGCGGAGGATTTGACAAAAATGGACAACTACCGCTGAAACCTTTCCTAAGCACTATAAAAAAAATAAAAAAGGATTTTGACCCGGTAATCAGCGTACACCCGGGGCTTGTTGATATAAACATGGTAGTTGAAATGAGGAGATCGGGGATAGACATAGTCGATTACGGATTCATAATAGACGATTTTATAATACGAGAAGTAATGAACTTAAAAAACAGGAGTCATCGTGATTTTAAAAGTACGCTAAAACATTTGTATAATAATGGACCCCCTTATATAGCGCCCCATATACTAATTGGCTTAAACTACGGCAGTATAAAATTAGAATATCAAGCTTTAGAGCACGTGATCGAATATGATCCATACATAATTATATTCCTAGTTTTCATACCCACGAAGGGAACGCAGATGGAACATGTCAAACCGCCAGAAATAGAAAAAATTGTAGAATTGATTAAATACGCAAGGACGATATATAATGGTGAAATCGCCTTAGGTTGTATGAGACCGCCACATCACAAGCCGCTACTTGACGAGAAGCTTTTGAAGAAGAACCTTATCGATAGAATAGTGTTGCCCATCAGCAAAATAATCAGAATTTTTAATCTGAGAATAATAAATGCTTGCTGTTCAATTCCTCGTGAGTTTTTCAACCGATTTAGTTGA
- a CDS encoding SMC family ATPase translates to MRLKLEEIEVGGFKAFSEMKKLRLNSPVVVIVGPIGTGKTTILEAIEYALYGTLYSVKYRKELKSEDLINDFTDRIKIKLALVDSSGKRYVVYRSRSRDSAEALLEVDGKIVEKSWSKVDAKMRNILGIDLDGFVRQVALRSREIEDIIYGTDMQRSEALDRLLGIETLESIFRGIPLKLVEDKLEMLESELDFLKARLANEPSVEEIERELEEKRKKLLVLEEEIDRKKKALIEYEHELEKLKSKEKEYESLKEQEIRLRAEIKQIKQRLKKLESFTPTEPADILFEKAKSSIINGLKETMLYKDAEEVEKIEFSRDTIDSALQVLNAKIKRLEASLEDLNSELLEVNYQLASERNKYNLLRRKLAEVEAELYTLEKNYNTLRGLVEKYGSRENVRKRISLLEVEIEKLEKISEINKCVYNLGRSVIGTYLKESSATCPVCDTELNEQQIKKIEDKVNLIKKEDVFLKREKLVKNLNELKRVYVKLSELEERMLRKNELELEKKSLENEFDEVSNNIEELEELVEEVNFKISRLTSIISSSSSIITKLSRIKEISELQRELEGKKRELSEVLKKIARLDFDKKYYNSIEEKYYLTMNEIDRLKAEMANLEKDLESIKEKLVYVKKLTEKTEKQEAKIFKLKEFRNKLLEIKIAFREVQSSIRKIAIRKIVEKMNDIFQQMYVHPDYSELTIRIRTIKLRREDREYERSIYEIFAKRNRDRRWIPALKKMSDGQKRIVVLSLLTALFKLTPHNVAFIILDEPTPSIDYECRKAMIKLLAKVEGVDQIIIATQDESFKEIVREVPSALIYELKHTPEGTSINLYSFN, encoded by the coding sequence ATGCGGTTGAAGCTTGAGGAAATAGAAGTAGGAGGGTTTAAAGCTTTTAGTGAAATGAAAAAGCTACGCCTAAATTCGCCAGTTGTTGTTATAGTAGGTCCTATTGGAACGGGGAAAACGACGATACTTGAAGCGATAGAATATGCGCTCTATGGCACGCTATACTCGGTAAAATATAGGAAAGAATTAAAGAGCGAAGATTTAATCAACGATTTTACGGATAGGATTAAGATAAAGCTTGCTCTTGTAGATTCGTCAGGTAAAAGATACGTCGTTTACAGGTCTAGAAGCAGGGATTCTGCCGAAGCTCTACTAGAAGTTGACGGAAAAATTGTGGAGAAGAGCTGGAGCAAAGTAGACGCTAAGATGCGTAATATTCTAGGCATAGATTTAGACGGTTTTGTTAGACAGGTTGCTTTAAGATCGCGTGAAATAGAGGACATAATATACGGCACGGATATGCAGAGAAGCGAGGCCTTAGACAGGCTGTTGGGCATAGAAACCCTGGAAAGTATCTTTAGAGGCATCCCCCTAAAGCTTGTCGAGGATAAGCTAGAAATGCTTGAAAGTGAACTAGATTTTTTGAAGGCTCGCTTAGCAAATGAACCTTCAGTAGAGGAGATTGAGCGAGAACTAGAGGAGAAAAGGAAAAAGCTTCTCGTTCTAGAAGAGGAAATTGATAGAAAAAAGAAAGCTTTGATTGAATATGAGCATGAACTTGAAAAATTGAAAAGTAAAGAAAAAGAGTATGAAAGTTTGAAAGAGCAAGAGATAAGATTAAGAGCTGAGATAAAGCAGATTAAACAAAGATTGAAAAAATTAGAATCTTTTACGCCTACGGAGCCGGCTGATATTCTTTTTGAAAAAGCCAAATCATCTATTATCAACGGTCTTAAAGAGACGATGCTTTACAAAGATGCAGAAGAAGTTGAGAAAATCGAGTTTTCCAGGGATACTATCGACTCGGCTCTCCAAGTTCTAAACGCGAAAATAAAACGTCTTGAAGCTTCACTAGAGGATTTAAATAGTGAATTGCTGGAGGTAAACTATCAGCTGGCATCAGAACGGAATAAATATAATTTGTTGAGGCGGAAGCTTGCAGAAGTCGAGGCGGAATTATACACGCTGGAAAAAAATTACAATACTCTCAGAGGCTTAGTCGAGAAATACGGCTCTCGAGAAAACGTTAGAAAAAGGATTTCACTCTTGGAAGTTGAGATTGAAAAACTAGAAAAAATTTCCGAAATAAACAAATGTGTATATAACTTAGGAAGAAGCGTTATAGGCACATATCTCAAGGAAAGCTCTGCAACATGTCCAGTATGCGATACGGAGTTAAATGAACAGCAAATCAAGAAAATCGAAGACAAAGTAAATCTCATAAAAAAGGAAGATGTCTTCCTTAAGCGGGAAAAACTCGTTAAGAATCTAAATGAGCTAAAGAGGGTATACGTGAAGTTAAGCGAGCTCGAGGAGAGAATGCTGAGGAAAAATGAGCTAGAGCTAGAGAAAAAAAGTTTAGAAAATGAGTTTGACGAAGTCTCCAATAATATTGAAGAACTGGAAGAACTTGTAGAAGAAGTTAATTTCAAAATAAGTCGGCTTACAAGCATCATATCATCGAGCTCCTCCATCATTACGAAGCTTTCTAGAATAAAGGAGATTTCGGAGCTCCAGCGAGAATTGGAGGGTAAAAAGCGCGAACTTAGCGAAGTTTTGAAGAAAATTGCAAGGCTAGATTTCGATAAAAAATACTATAATTCTATAGAGGAAAAGTACTACTTGACTATGAACGAAATTGATAGACTCAAAGCCGAAATGGCAAACCTGGAAAAAGATTTAGAAAGCATTAAAGAAAAACTCGTTTATGTTAAAAAACTTACTGAGAAAACAGAAAAGCAAGAAGCGAAGATTTTCAAGCTTAAAGAGTTTAGAAACAAACTGTTAGAGATTAAAATAGCATTTAGAGAAGTTCAATCCTCAATTAGAAAAATTGCGATTAGGAAAATCGTAGAGAAAATGAACGATATATTTCAGCAGATGTATGTGCATCCAGACTATTCCGAGCTAACTATAAGGATTCGAACCATCAAGCTTAGGAGAGAAGATCGGGAATATGAACGCAGCATATACGAAATTTTTGCTAAAAGAAATAGAGATAGACGATGGATTCCCGCCTTGAAAAAAATGAGCGATGGACAGAAAAGAATTGTTGTATTATCGCTGCTAACAGCCTTGTTTAAGCTAACTCCTCATAACGTCGCTTTTATAATTCTCGATGAGCCAACGCCAAGTATCGACTATGAATGCAGGAAAGCCATGATAAAGCTTCTAGCCAAAGTGGAGGGGGTTGACCAGATCATAATAGCTACTCAAGACGAAAGTTTTAAAGAAATAGTTCGAGAAGTCCCTTCCGCTCTCATATACGAATTAAAGCATACTCCAGAGGGTACCAGCATAAACCTATACTCATTCAACTAA
- a CDS encoding cren protein, with product MENKCIPVEVSTFEDLIRFAASMRSFGQNSYILHFKNGKRHVYGVFVVFRDYYKFYGLPLFYYIERANPIQERYILVKVDEKGEAIEVSNGVKSGWIPIPIISLKEKPDIIPSLKSVDF from the coding sequence ATGGAGAATAAATGCATACCAGTAGAAGTATCTACATTTGAAGATTTGATCAGGTTCGCAGCGTCGATGAGATCCTTTGGACAGAACAGTTACATACTACATTTCAAGAACGGAAAAAGGCATGTATACGGAGTGTTCGTAGTGTTCAGAGATTACTATAAGTTCTATGGATTACCTTTATTCTACTATATCGAAAGAGCGAATCCTATACAGGAGCGCTACATACTTGTTAAAGTAGATGAGAAGGGAGAGGCTATAGAAGTTTCAAACGGAGTAAAGTCTGGGTGGATACCAATACCAATAATATCGCTCAAAGAAAAACCAGATATCATACCTAGCCTAAAATCAGTGGATTTCTAG